In the Paraburkholderia caribensis genome, one interval contains:
- a CDS encoding AAA family ATPase, with protein sequence MTDDLTTWLAQIGLGAHAAKFTLQGIDWDVLGDLSEGDLKELGLTLGDRKRLAKGLAALAETHAHPLGPAEERGALSSPPATGSIEAERRQITVMFIDLIDSTALAERFDPEDMRRLLGVYHQACARAIEAHEGHIALYIGDGLLVYFGYPNAHEDDAIRAVLAALAAVAALREANGVIETEYGVRLQARIGIETGLVVAGAIGAGSSLDHRAIVGEAPIIAARLQSLAPPDAIVVGPTAQRLIQGSFKLENLGWRELKGVADPVRVQRVLAQADTIDRFEIRAAQGITPLIGRAAELEMLRRHWRQSVDGEMRCVLLTGEPGIGKSRILRALCDGISDDTHVVVSLHCSAYYRNSPFWPVQRWVQRTFGVGPDASDASDMERLEAGIARLGVDADETLMVLTNFLGIPTGARHPTVETSSPSFKRRTLDVLVAILETSTRVQPVLFVVEDAHWIDPSSLEFVRLVVERLVSSRLLVLVTARPEFEPGWTYPHLVQRNLDRLSRRDCVAMVERLTGGKRLPDLVLDQIVSKTDGVPLFVEELTKTVLQSDLLEDAGGSYELKGTPQTIAIPDTLQGSLLSRLDRLEPTVKETAQIAATVGREFDTKLLGLIASRSEDELQRKLVRLIAAEIITPASGKPAGGDAYLFRHALIQEIAYQSLLLARRRHYHALIAAALEEHYPDIVERQPELIAQNFAAADLPDRALGYWQRAGERALAGAAYDEAIAHAQRGLELISRCSCSEADRAMHLLSLLLTRGRAELRLARREAIATFREAARIAREQKLTSYLVQAALEFDTAETFLEGSGDESLSLLAEAVTLIGTEQSVERCRLLSRLLRTVHMTGAREQNSEFAVEAVDLARRLNDLPSVFDALACELMHVAALPLAANRFPERESVLLELRQIAEVLGDAHTIGHACARCLAGYLEIGEVDSFESALERYRQIAARGQHFVDKWCVTGAQAMRAILVGDFAEAEHKTRDSLQMAQNADANLATGVYGMQMFTIRREQGRLAEVAPIFKRFVDEHSEDATWRPGFMLICSDLGFEAQARDNLDRLAESESSIPMDSRRLVTLTYLAEVAARLRDVEHAERIYALLLPFQDQVVTVPVFTLCCGSAARFLGMLASALGDWSAAEQHFDYALRMDERLRAWPWLAHGRHEYALMLAARNGREDRERAQDLLSMAAAAARRLKMFALVERIGGAPTEARRKS encoded by the coding sequence ATGACCGATGATCTGACGACATGGTTAGCGCAGATTGGCCTCGGCGCGCACGCTGCGAAGTTCACGTTGCAAGGGATCGACTGGGATGTGCTCGGCGATCTTTCCGAGGGTGACCTGAAGGAACTCGGCCTTACGCTTGGCGACCGCAAGCGGCTCGCAAAAGGACTGGCGGCGCTGGCCGAAACTCACGCACATCCGCTTGGACCGGCGGAGGAACGCGGAGCCTTGTCTTCGCCGCCTGCAACCGGATCCATCGAGGCCGAGAGGCGGCAAATCACAGTGATGTTCATCGACCTCATCGATTCGACAGCGCTAGCTGAGCGATTCGATCCAGAGGATATGCGACGTCTGCTAGGGGTCTACCATCAAGCTTGTGCACGCGCGATCGAAGCTCATGAAGGCCATATCGCGCTTTATATCGGTGACGGCCTGCTCGTCTATTTCGGCTATCCGAATGCGCACGAAGACGATGCCATACGTGCGGTACTCGCCGCCCTTGCCGCCGTAGCTGCGCTTCGCGAGGCCAACGGGGTCATCGAAACAGAGTACGGAGTGCGGCTGCAGGCGCGAATCGGGATCGAAACGGGACTTGTCGTAGCCGGAGCGATTGGCGCTGGATCTTCGCTGGATCACCGCGCGATCGTCGGAGAGGCGCCAATCATCGCCGCAAGGCTGCAGTCGCTTGCTCCTCCGGACGCGATAGTCGTGGGACCGACCGCCCAACGCCTGATCCAAGGATCGTTCAAGCTTGAAAACCTTGGCTGGCGTGAGCTGAAAGGGGTCGCTGATCCGGTCCGGGTTCAACGTGTGCTGGCGCAAGCGGATACGATCGACCGCTTCGAAATCAGGGCCGCCCAAGGGATCACGCCACTCATCGGCCGGGCTGCGGAACTCGAGATGCTCCGGCGGCACTGGAGGCAGAGTGTGGATGGGGAAATGCGCTGCGTGCTGTTGACCGGCGAGCCGGGAATCGGAAAATCTCGCATACTGCGGGCGCTCTGCGACGGCATTAGTGACGATACACATGTGGTCGTTTCGCTTCACTGTTCCGCGTACTATCGCAACAGCCCTTTTTGGCCGGTACAACGCTGGGTACAGCGCACTTTCGGCGTCGGCCCCGACGCTTCGGATGCGTCGGATATGGAGCGGCTAGAGGCTGGGATCGCGAGACTCGGAGTCGATGCCGACGAGACGCTAATGGTTCTTACAAATTTCCTTGGGATTCCCACAGGAGCGCGTCATCCGACAGTTGAGACATCGTCGCCTTCCTTCAAGCGTCGGACGCTGGACGTGCTGGTGGCGATACTCGAAACGTCGACGCGCGTTCAGCCGGTACTTTTCGTTGTCGAAGACGCGCACTGGATCGATCCGTCATCTCTCGAGTTTGTTCGGCTCGTGGTTGAGCGACTGGTGTCGTCCCGGCTGCTGGTACTTGTCACGGCGCGGCCTGAGTTTGAACCGGGATGGACTTACCCTCATCTCGTACAACGCAATCTCGACCGGTTATCGCGCCGCGATTGCGTTGCGATGGTCGAGCGGCTGACGGGGGGCAAGCGGCTTCCGGATCTCGTACTCGATCAGATCGTCTCGAAGACGGACGGTGTGCCGCTCTTCGTCGAGGAACTGACCAAGACCGTTCTCCAGAGCGATCTGTTGGAGGATGCGGGCGGCAGCTACGAGTTGAAAGGCACGCCGCAGACGATCGCGATTCCGGACACGCTGCAGGGCTCGCTGCTGTCGCGGCTCGACCGGCTGGAGCCAACCGTCAAGGAAACCGCGCAGATCGCAGCCACGGTGGGACGTGAGTTCGACACGAAGCTGCTTGGGTTGATTGCGTCCAGGTCGGAGGATGAACTGCAACGAAAGCTCGTTCGCCTGATCGCGGCCGAAATCATTACTCCTGCTTCAGGAAAACCTGCTGGTGGCGACGCCTATCTGTTCCGGCATGCATTGATCCAGGAAATTGCATATCAATCCCTGCTGCTGGCGCGCCGCCGCCACTACCACGCGCTAATTGCCGCCGCGCTTGAAGAACACTATCCGGACATCGTCGAGCGGCAACCCGAATTGATCGCTCAGAACTTCGCTGCGGCCGATCTGCCGGATCGCGCGCTCGGCTATTGGCAGCGTGCCGGGGAGCGGGCACTCGCGGGCGCCGCCTACGACGAGGCTATCGCCCATGCCCAGCGCGGACTTGAACTGATCAGCCGATGCTCCTGCAGTGAGGCGGATCGGGCCATGCACCTGCTGAGTCTGCTGCTGACGAGGGGCAGGGCAGAGCTCAGACTGGCGCGGCGCGAGGCGATCGCGACCTTTCGCGAGGCGGCCCGAATTGCCCGCGAACAGAAGCTCACGTCGTATCTCGTGCAGGCAGCGTTGGAGTTTGACACCGCAGAGACGTTCCTCGAAGGCTCCGGCGATGAATCGCTTTCGTTGCTGGCAGAGGCGGTCACCCTGATCGGTACCGAGCAGTCAGTCGAGCGTTGCCGACTGTTGAGTCGCCTTCTCCGCACAGTTCATATGACGGGTGCCCGCGAACAGAATAGTGAATTTGCCGTGGAGGCCGTCGATCTTGCCAGACGCCTGAACGATCTGCCGAGCGTGTTCGACGCATTGGCTTGCGAATTGATGCATGTCGCGGCTCTACCGTTGGCTGCGAACAGATTTCCGGAGCGTGAAAGCGTATTGCTGGAACTCAGACAGATCGCGGAAGTTCTCGGCGATGCGCACACCATTGGTCATGCATGCGCCCGATGTCTTGCCGGCTACCTGGAGATCGGCGAGGTGGACAGTTTCGAGAGCGCGCTGGAGCGGTATCGGCAGATTGCCGCCCGTGGACAGCACTTTGTCGACAAGTGGTGCGTTACGGGGGCGCAGGCGATGCGGGCCATACTCGTCGGTGACTTTGCTGAGGCGGAGCACAAGACGCGGGACTCGTTGCAGATGGCGCAGAACGCTGACGCGAATCTCGCAACGGGTGTCTACGGCATGCAGATGTTCACGATACGCCGCGAACAGGGTCGGCTCGCCGAGGTAGCGCCGATCTTCAAGCGGTTTGTCGACGAGCATTCTGAGGACGCTACGTGGCGGCCAGGATTCATGTTGATCTGTAGTGATCTCGGCTTCGAAGCGCAGGCCCGCGACAATCTTGATCGGCTTGCGGAATCGGAGTCCAGCATCCCCATGGACAGCAGGCGGCTTGTCACGTTGACATATCTGGCGGAGGTTGCTGCCCGCTTGCGGGACGTCGAACATGCCGAACGGATTTATGCCCTTCTCCTGCCGTTCCAGGATCAGGTCGTCACGGTTCCAGTCTTTACGCTGTGCTGCGGATCTGCGGCACGGTTTCTTGGCATGCTGGCCAGTGCTCTCGGCGACTGGTCAGCCGCCGAACAGCATTTCGACTACGCGCTGCGCATGGATGAGCGCTTACGGGCGTGGCCGTGGCTGGCCCATGGCCGGCACGAATACGCGCTCATGCTGGCGGCGCGCAATGGCAGAGAAGATAGAGAACGAGCGCAAGATCTGCTCTCGATGGCGGCCGCCGCAGCCAGAAGACTCAAGATGTTCGCTCTCGTGGAGCGCATCGGTGGCGCACCGACAGAAGCTCGGCGCAAAAGTTAG
- a CDS encoding HU family DNA-binding protein produces MAKTATKTATKTATKAAPKAAKPATKAAPAKAANGTAKKLVAGAPVKETFTKASLANHVAQSANVEPKAAKAILAALEDTILGSVHKKGAGEFTLSGLLKITVQQVPAKKKRFGKDPFTGEERWFDAKPATVRIKARALKKLKDAAA; encoded by the coding sequence ATGGCAAAGACTGCAACGAAGACGGCAACCAAGACCGCAACGAAGGCTGCTCCGAAAGCTGCCAAACCGGCTACCAAGGCTGCACCGGCAAAGGCTGCAAACGGGACGGCGAAAAAGCTGGTCGCTGGCGCACCTGTGAAAGAGACGTTCACAAAGGCTTCCCTCGCCAATCACGTTGCACAATCGGCTAATGTTGAACCAAAGGCCGCGAAGGCGATTCTCGCCGCGCTGGAAGACACCATCCTCGGCTCGGTTCACAAGAAGGGTGCTGGCGAATTCACGCTGTCGGGTCTTCTGAAGATCACGGTTCAGCAAGTGCCCGCGAAGAAGAAGCGCTTCGGCAAGGATCCGTTCACGGGCGAAGAACGCTGGTTCGACGCGAAACCGGCAACGGTTCGCATCAAGGCGCGCGCTTTGAAGAAACTCAAGGACGCGGCTGCATAA
- a CDS encoding zinc ribbon domain-containing protein, whose protein sequence is MGNSQAYSRPARLLKIASWIIAIAFAIFLNMLGSLVIRDLMYVPRGGPPEAAQFSDAATSQLDAQMRDLQLQREALNDKMQNTRIAYDRAGKLYVEARESFRNWIATRQVTGDSRNDPELLARTQKLDELQASVAGWQRQQNALADEARPIDAHLKQLRIEIAAARQAADTRYEAASRRYELIVFGWRLALTLPLLLVGVWLFIRFRKSRYWSFVYGFGLFALTAFFVELVPYLPSFGGYVRVLVGIALVVFAGIYMLRAFQKYVERKRADLEQSRTERARGVDYEKALSTFQKKLCPSCDKPWHLGGEQASYCIHCGLNLFKVCACGGRNFAFFPFCNQCGEPVAETVERRSAEPGKRPPASN, encoded by the coding sequence ATGGGCAACAGCCAGGCATATTCGCGGCCGGCACGTCTGCTGAAAATCGCTTCCTGGATCATCGCGATCGCCTTCGCGATCTTCCTGAACATGTTGGGCTCGCTCGTGATCCGCGATCTGATGTACGTCCCGCGTGGCGGGCCGCCGGAAGCCGCGCAGTTCAGCGATGCAGCGACCTCACAGCTCGATGCGCAGATGCGTGATTTGCAGCTTCAGCGGGAGGCACTGAATGACAAGATGCAGAACACTCGCATCGCTTACGACCGCGCAGGCAAGCTGTACGTGGAGGCGCGTGAGAGTTTCAGGAACTGGATCGCGACCAGACAGGTCACGGGGGATAGCCGCAATGACCCGGAATTGCTTGCACGGACGCAGAAGCTCGACGAACTTCAGGCGAGTGTCGCGGGCTGGCAACGCCAGCAGAATGCGCTCGCCGACGAGGCCCGGCCGATCGACGCGCACCTGAAGCAGTTGCGCATCGAGATCGCGGCTGCCAGGCAGGCAGCCGACACGCGCTACGAGGCGGCGAGCCGTCGTTACGAGCTCATCGTATTCGGGTGGCGCCTTGCGTTGACGCTTCCGCTTCTCCTCGTTGGCGTATGGCTGTTCATTCGCTTTCGCAAAAGCCGATACTGGTCGTTCGTGTACGGCTTTGGCCTCTTCGCGCTGACGGCGTTCTTCGTCGAGCTTGTACCGTACCTGCCCAGTTTCGGGGGATATGTACGCGTGCTGGTGGGTATCGCGCTCGTCGTGTTCGCCGGGATCTACATGCTTCGTGCGTTCCAGAAGTACGTCGAGCGAAAGCGCGCCGACCTGGAACAGAGTCGGACCGAACGCGCACGCGGCGTCGATTACGAAAAGGCACTCAGTACGTTCCAGAAGAAGCTGTGCCCGTCCTGCGACAAGCCGTGGCATCTTGGCGGCGAGCAGGCCTCGTACTGCATCCATTGCGGGCTGAATCTTTTCAAAGTCTGCGCCTGCGGCGGCCGTAACTTCGCCTTTTTTCCTTTCTGCAACCAGTGCGGCGAGCCTGTTGCGGAGACGGTGGAACGCCGTTCTGCAGAACCCGGTAAGCGGCCGCCAGCAAGTAACTGA
- a CDS encoding GGDEF domain-containing protein — MPAHITPNQLVQLIIPGITTVFSLGFACAWVYDKRLRYLRFLAASFGAFALGSAVQICHLPDEWKLNALVSATFYVLSIQLLAEGVLRRAGLHFRLATHATMFTLVLGGMYYFSFVASNLLVRIYILNLSAGLLMLFTAARFRNRCNGRTINHVLLWVLLIFGASFLVRTPLTVIQPLPHKTVPFAQTIFWVLLQISLALMGSVLGLVLLAAAMSDVVDRLVLERDLDSLTETLNRRAFERLAGRSIADKKSYPLALIAFDIDNFKSINDRYGHAAGDAVLRQFGAILRAAVRENDVVGRIGGEEFVLLLPATDGKFAYEIAERSRIVLESSRFDEIDATLRVTTSAGIAAYRPGEGVAALLARADHLLYAAKHAGRNKVLTESLDTAREVPELDIP; from the coding sequence ATGCCCGCTCACATAACGCCCAATCAACTCGTCCAGCTGATCATTCCAGGTATTACGACCGTCTTTTCACTCGGTTTTGCCTGTGCGTGGGTCTATGACAAACGGCTGCGCTATCTACGCTTTCTCGCCGCTTCATTTGGCGCTTTTGCACTCGGCTCAGCAGTGCAGATCTGTCACCTGCCGGATGAATGGAAACTGAACGCGCTCGTATCGGCAACGTTTTATGTACTCAGCATTCAACTGCTGGCGGAAGGCGTCTTGCGCAGGGCAGGGCTTCACTTCCGGCTCGCGACGCATGCGACGATGTTCACGCTCGTACTGGGCGGCATGTATTACTTCTCCTTCGTGGCGTCGAATCTGCTGGTGCGCATCTACATTCTTAATCTCAGCGCTGGGCTGTTGATGTTATTCACCGCCGCCCGTTTCCGGAACCGCTGCAATGGCCGCACCATTAATCACGTTCTGCTCTGGGTGCTGCTGATCTTCGGTGCCAGCTTTCTCGTCAGGACGCCGCTCACGGTCATCCAGCCACTACCTCATAAAACCGTCCCGTTTGCACAGACCATTTTCTGGGTGTTACTCCAGATATCGCTCGCGTTGATGGGCTCTGTGCTGGGGCTTGTTCTGCTGGCCGCCGCGATGTCAGACGTGGTAGACCGGCTCGTTCTCGAACGGGATCTGGACTCGCTCACCGAAACCCTGAACCGGCGTGCGTTTGAACGCCTTGCGGGCCGCAGCATTGCGGATAAGAAAAGCTATCCGCTCGCTCTCATCGCTTTCGATATCGACAACTTCAAATCCATCAACGATCGCTACGGGCATGCGGCTGGCGATGCGGTGCTCCGCCAGTTCGGCGCGATCCTGCGCGCCGCGGTGCGCGAGAACGACGTAGTGGGACGGATCGGCGGCGAGGAGTTTGTGCTTTTGTTGCCGGCCACCGACGGAAAATTTGCGTACGAGATCGCAGAGCGATCTCGCATCGTGCTTGAGTCCTCGCGCTTCGATGAGATCGACGCCACGCTGCGCGTCACAACGAGCGCTGGCATAGCTGCGTATCGACCCGGCGAAGGGGTCGCGGCGTTGCTGGCACGCGCCGATCATCTGCTGTACGCGGCAAAGCACGCCGGACGAAACAAGGTGCTCACGGAGTCGTTAGATACTGCGCGGGAGGTCCCGGAGCTTGATATTCCATGA